In one window of Desulforhabdus amnigena DNA:
- a CDS encoding tetratricopeptide repeat protein: protein MQVKITLFFILFVLIFSGFSSAQAHPLDEARQAEKSGDFDRALQIYGEMLKRSSNDPNQTKSVLKVYDRMLKIHAMRKEAPKIKEVLTHLRANCREESLELKDQEKLSLIYSRYGETGEALKIQWKIIDAPYSSLQTKAVLRTYGRLLKYYTDKKNPSAATDLLSRMACLPVSDFDDRDIYRYAMLHLKYGDREESFKILKGIVQDHPDSTSSQRALFVLAKEAQRARDYSGAINYYGMYIKRYPKNTYFVQKACQRIVDCYVSQKDKTLSKEFMKQAADWVNGVSDYRSQLDLARDLKFKGMDQMAEAVFHTGHAAAMQVIDNQPQSEEALKAYLEITRTAHELEQYTIAENAAQAMLNDFNEQGDESDAGKSMRYMKSQAYLWLAKIYKENEQYHDAAVMLENFLRLYPKNKDTDYALSELSLVYEKMGNMKKASEVFAKVQSQFWKEATEKRLADPR, encoded by the coding sequence ATGCAGGTGAAAATCACTTTGTTTTTTATCCTGTTTGTTCTCATTTTTTCAGGCTTTTCCTCTGCTCAAGCGCATCCATTAGATGAAGCCCGACAGGCTGAAAAATCCGGTGATTTTGACCGGGCCCTGCAGATCTACGGAGAAATGTTGAAAAGGTCTTCCAATGATCCAAACCAGACAAAATCCGTTTTGAAGGTTTATGACCGGATGCTCAAGATCCACGCAATGAGAAAGGAAGCTCCGAAGATAAAAGAGGTGCTGACCCATTTGAGGGCAAATTGTCGGGAAGAATCTCTTGAATTGAAAGACCAGGAAAAGCTCTCCCTCATCTATTCCAGGTATGGGGAAACCGGTGAAGCGCTCAAAATCCAATGGAAAATCATCGATGCTCCCTACTCGTCCCTTCAAACCAAGGCCGTACTGAGAACGTACGGCCGCCTCCTGAAATACTACACGGACAAAAAGAACCCCAGCGCCGCAACAGATCTTCTCAGCCGCATGGCCTGCCTGCCCGTAAGCGATTTTGACGACAGGGATATCTACAGATACGCCATGCTCCACCTCAAATACGGCGACAGAGAGGAATCTTTCAAGATCCTCAAAGGCATCGTGCAGGATCACCCAGATTCGACTTCCTCCCAACGCGCTCTTTTCGTTCTGGCAAAAGAGGCTCAGAGGGCCAGGGATTACTCCGGGGCTATCAACTACTATGGGATGTATATTAAGAGATATCCGAAAAACACCTACTTTGTTCAAAAGGCCTGCCAGAGGATAGTGGACTGTTATGTTTCGCAGAAAGACAAAACGCTGTCCAAGGAATTCATGAAACAGGCCGCCGACTGGGTGAACGGCGTTTCCGATTACCGCAGTCAACTGGATCTCGCCAGAGATCTGAAATTCAAGGGAATGGATCAGATGGCCGAAGCCGTGTTCCATACGGGGCATGCCGCTGCGATGCAGGTCATAGACAACCAGCCCCAATCAGAGGAAGCCCTCAAGGCCTACCTCGAAATCACCAGGACGGCTCATGAACTCGAGCAGTACACAATCGCAGAGAATGCTGCACAGGCAATGCTCAACGATTTCAATGAACAGGGTGACGAAAGCGACGCAGGCAAGAGCATGAGATACATGAAATCGCAGGCGTATCTCTGGCTTGCCAAGATCTACAAGGAAAATGAGCAGTATCATGATGCTGCGGTAATGCTTGAAAATTTCCTGCGACTCTACCCGAAAAACAAGGACACGGATTACGCCCTCTCTGAACTCAGCCTGGTATATGAAAAGATGGGAAATATGAAAAAGGCGAGTGAAGTCTTTGCAAAGGTGCAATCTCAATTCTGGAAAGAGGCGACGGAAAAAAGACTGGCCGATCCCAGATGA
- a CDS encoding 5'-methylthioadenosine/adenosylhomocysteine nucleosidase, with protein MAGLRSSAVIFAIILTLWVPRLASADIGLICTLQGELQEALGHMKTEQRFHEAERDFYRGIMEGKRVVLVRSPMGKVNNAITAQLLASRFHVDRIVSIGFAGAIDPSLEVGSVVVSERTLQHDFGVTKPYGDVWELPPTLGKPAEAEAGGWASSRGYAYGTILTGDRFVAAKEKRDWLRKKFSASAVDMGAAAIQEVCIQNGIPCLFIRIISDKAGSDARDHFDRSAQSVNYKSVEVLKEFLGHSNLPRRSR; from the coding sequence ATGGCCGGCTTGAGATCCTCCGCTGTCATCTTCGCGATCATTTTAACTTTATGGGTGCCACGCCTCGCCTCCGCGGACATAGGCCTGATCTGCACCCTTCAGGGAGAACTGCAGGAAGCCCTGGGCCACATGAAAACAGAACAAAGATTCCATGAGGCTGAAAGGGATTTCTACAGGGGGATTATGGAGGGCAAGAGAGTCGTCCTGGTACGCTCTCCCATGGGAAAGGTGAACAATGCCATCACAGCGCAGCTTCTGGCGAGCCGGTTCCATGTGGATAGGATCGTATCCATTGGTTTTGCAGGCGCAATCGATCCATCCCTTGAAGTTGGAAGCGTGGTCGTCTCAGAAAGGACCCTTCAGCATGATTTCGGAGTCACCAAGCCCTATGGGGACGTATGGGAACTCCCACCGACACTGGGAAAGCCTGCGGAAGCCGAAGCCGGGGGCTGGGCATCTTCCAGGGGATACGCCTACGGTACGATTTTGACCGGCGATCGATTCGTTGCAGCGAAGGAAAAGAGGGATTGGCTGAGAAAGAAATTCAGTGCATCGGCAGTGGACATGGGCGCTGCCGCAATTCAAGAAGTATGCATACAAAATGGCATTCCATGCCTCTTCATCAGGATCATTTCCGACAAGGCCGGCAGCGATGCGCGGGACCACTTCGATCGGTCGGCTCAAAGTGTAAACTACAAGAGTGTTGAAGTTTTAAAGGAATTCCTTGGGCATTCAAACCTTCCCCGAAGGAGCCGGTGA
- a CDS encoding PAS domain-containing hybrid sensor histidine kinase/response regulator, which produces MDCLPKGVIEMGLKRFESLREDMTQILGMIQRFEEVLSGEQGLESTCRGFAQVIIEESSFENCSILVWDHKKGALSTAGGFSLEDLLDEKPPSNGDGHLTCALLEDLAEKTYSTQKAVFIEEVKDSFLVGTNLIFRPVSVACLPLLEVGVMTLSTRHPTHFSTPFKRNWEILSRLIGHILLGVCHRGGLRSEGAVVQEPPPPIRLVERTVSKDGFPLERSSMLERAIHLAPQGICLLDPEGSVVQINASLQRLHGESATEIIGRSPAVLFQDSSIWGKILKKMEGSEQEELTDISLINCEGKVYLADVHLVRLSDDQGAVNGYLLMITDMTKKKAFAEKILQTEKLVALGTMAGGVAHDFNNLLMAVLGHIQLLLLHTTDGDVRSRLQNIEKAVHDGSHTIRRLQKFTERDRETRGALNAVDVAEAVQDVVELTRPKWKNGMEKYGHTVQFQMELETNCVAAIHASDLREVLTNLVFNAIDALPEGGTITLRCKSVKDSVVIEVADNGIGMSKEVVSKIFDPYYTTKGVGNSGLGLSVSWSLVVRCGGEIQVKSKPGKGTVFIITLPKGETARKVISDSKRNGTDRSHRILVLDDDQEILGILRDMIRLKGHKVTATDDGKKALELIQEQDFDLVLTDLGMPEISGWEVAREVKSKNPQVPVILITGWGTQYEDEDLSDRGVDLVLSKPFSWERLLDAIGKMLSLS; this is translated from the coding sequence ATGGATTGCTTGCCTAAGGGTGTGATCGAGATGGGGCTGAAAAGATTTGAATCCCTGCGAGAGGACATGACTCAGATACTCGGGATGATCCAACGTTTTGAAGAAGTATTGTCGGGTGAGCAAGGCCTGGAGAGCACGTGCAGGGGATTTGCGCAGGTCATTATCGAGGAAAGCAGTTTTGAAAATTGCTCCATTCTTGTTTGGGATCACAAAAAGGGCGCTCTCTCTACGGCGGGTGGGTTCAGCCTGGAAGATCTGCTGGATGAGAAACCTCCTTCGAATGGAGATGGGCATTTGACTTGTGCTCTGCTGGAGGATCTGGCCGAGAAGACCTACTCCACACAGAAGGCGGTTTTTATCGAGGAGGTAAAAGATTCATTTCTTGTCGGGACGAACCTCATTTTCAGGCCTGTCAGCGTTGCGTGCCTGCCTCTGCTGGAGGTGGGCGTAATGACCTTGAGCACCCGGCATCCTACCCATTTTTCAACCCCCTTCAAGCGCAACTGGGAAATATTGAGCAGATTGATCGGACATATTCTACTGGGAGTTTGTCACAGGGGCGGATTGCGGAGCGAGGGTGCCGTCGTTCAGGAACCGCCACCGCCGATAAGACTTGTGGAACGTACTGTTTCAAAGGATGGATTCCCGTTGGAGAGGAGTTCGATGCTGGAGCGGGCCATCCATTTGGCTCCCCAGGGGATATGCCTTCTGGATCCCGAGGGGTCTGTCGTACAAATCAATGCGAGCCTTCAAAGGTTGCATGGAGAAAGCGCTACGGAAATCATCGGGCGCTCACCCGCCGTTCTCTTCCAGGACTCCTCCATTTGGGGGAAGATACTCAAGAAAATGGAAGGGTCTGAACAGGAAGAATTGACAGATATTTCTTTGATTAATTGCGAGGGGAAAGTCTACCTGGCCGATGTTCACCTGGTTCGATTGTCCGATGATCAAGGTGCGGTGAATGGGTATCTCCTGATGATCACCGATATGACCAAGAAAAAGGCCTTTGCCGAAAAGATCCTGCAAACGGAGAAGCTGGTCGCTTTGGGAACCATGGCGGGAGGTGTGGCCCACGACTTCAATAACCTCCTGATGGCCGTTTTAGGACATATCCAGCTGCTCCTGCTCCATACCACGGATGGAGACGTACGCTCTCGCCTGCAAAATATAGAAAAGGCGGTGCATGACGGTTCTCATACCATCAGAAGGTTGCAGAAATTTACCGAAAGAGACCGGGAAACGCGCGGAGCGTTGAATGCAGTGGATGTGGCTGAAGCCGTTCAGGATGTGGTGGAATTAACGCGGCCCAAGTGGAAGAACGGCATGGAGAAATATGGACATACCGTTCAGTTCCAGATGGAGCTGGAGACGAACTGTGTTGCCGCCATTCATGCATCGGATTTACGGGAAGTCCTGACGAATCTTGTTTTTAATGCCATCGATGCTCTGCCGGAAGGCGGTACGATCACCCTGCGCTGTAAATCGGTCAAGGATTCGGTGGTGATAGAGGTGGCCGACAACGGCATCGGGATGAGCAAGGAAGTGGTCTCAAAAATCTTTGATCCTTACTACACCACAAAGGGAGTCGGAAACTCAGGGCTGGGGCTGAGTGTGTCATGGAGCCTGGTGGTCCGATGTGGTGGAGAGATTCAAGTGAAAAGCAAGCCCGGCAAGGGGACGGTTTTCATCATCACCCTTCCCAAAGGGGAGACAGCCAGGAAGGTCATTTCCGATTCGAAAAGAAACGGCACCGACCGTTCTCACCGGATACTGGTCCTGGATGATGATCAGGAAATTTTGGGAATCCTTCGCGATATGATTCGACTCAAGGGGCACAAGGTCACTGCCACCGATGACGGAAAGAAGGCGCTTGAACTCATTCAAGAGCAGGATTTTGATCTCGTCCTGACGGACCTCGGCATGCCGGAAATCAGTGGGTGGGAGGTCGCCCGGGAGGTGAAATCAAAAAATCCCCAAGTCCCCGTCATTCTGATCACGGGCTGGGGAACTCAATACGAAGATGAAGATCTCTCGGATCGGGGCGTCGACCTGGTGCTTTCAAAACCTTTCAGCTGGGAAAGATTATTGGATGCCATCGGCAAGATGCTCAGCCTTTCTTGA
- a CDS encoding RHS repeat-associated core domain-containing protein, whose product MKKNIFLSLALILLIHPNTLFGWGDCTVDILGSKTVPVGETILLEAAASPAGGECSWSQTPGLNGAGCTASFTGLQEGIFWVTATYKKEPSEFRCSDRTRITVVDACQDRDGDGYDEKTDDCPQGNDCDDENPGVHPGAQEICDGRDNNCNEEPDEGLSEDADGDGHYAPGSCRTPCEDCDDNDPHTYPGAPEICDGRDNDCDQAIDESDCRQDENIGPGPQKGDGPPRGQNNAGEPIDIATGNVYSEETDFASVAVGIHSRLNLTFQRTYNSRTGYCGPLGHGWTHNFNMSIIPGNPVGVRREGGGIIYFHEEADGTFTPPKGVHNTLTREDGLFRFHTIEQITYTFGLDGKLLEIRDAPGNKLTMQFEAGRLASVTDDFGRSIRFEYDGVRIRKVTDPGGGEYLYTYDDPLDPNPNLISVSYPSGGNPSVRRYLYEDTHDSHNLTGVVDENGSRWLTFGYDNEDRAIWVDSPGRANHIDVDYSGGDKILVTNALGKKSVYTRETADGMAYITRIEEASENGGRCSTCGPYGIFQYGEDHKLVGVSDAGGHHTTYTYDESGNILSETEAKDSEVERTTSYTYHGVFRKPLTVTVSGVDTPGKNKVTEFRYDDAGNVIQKTEKGYANGRLQVRTSTFEYNERGQITTIDGPRTDVEDITRLTYYPNEASYGSKRGRLHEIITPSGITEFLDYDPCGHLLKLRDPNGVVSSYSYSPGGRLESREIDGRTYHYSYDGVGQLIRSRDSEGRTLLFRYEGAHRLKEIEDPLGNRIRFTLDAEGNRVGEEILDPGGVVVRKVSMEYDRRNRLERLRHPDGTFRHFIYDPNGNPTALTDENGRETRYEYDGLDRLLKSVEYFNEGAAITQYHYDLHDNLIGVTDAEGHVTTYDHDDFRDLLTAVSPDTGKTVYRYDEAGNMVSKTDAKGVTVRYEYDALDRLTKIDYPNDPDVIYSYDEGSNGRGRMTGMRDGSGTYSFGYDSLGNLIREEKTIGNVTYTTEYRYDGSGLITGLTYPGGRTIDYDLDEAGRVRMVTSRDREMNVLADNISYRPFGPMTALTYGNGLDFSLNYDLRYRLRKMNMVGTLDFSYDYDGAGSIQSITDHMEPGGSQTFSYDGLKRLAYTEGAYGPIGYAYDRVGNRMTEREGENTDAYLYTPGTNRLSSITGANPLNISHDANGNIVSMGNRTFTYGENNRLIEASENRKVTGRYVYNGFGLRTIKGSTHYHYDLEGRLMAETNAKNGRTLREYIYVNSTLLAVMEKGKALYVHTDHLGTPIKATDERGNLVWDAAYKPFGEGVEDRHSAPKGKTLPMNLRFPGQYYDEETGLHYNWNRYYDPKLGRYLTPDPIGLAGGINPYVYAQNDPINAVDPLGLFVLGSYDRSTGQLSITDLDKGNSVTILAESGGKPFGDPIPYGTYNILERQGRLDFYRLDKEDVSPYDDVDDATGRSHFRLHHPGRTIGCIAAKDWEGWKKVNNLIKNTQHTDKVPDNFKPWWKFWPTASGQLTRYGTLRVY is encoded by the coding sequence ATGAAAAAAAACATTTTTCTGAGCCTTGCTTTGATCCTTTTGATTCATCCGAATACCCTCTTTGGTTGGGGGGACTGTACCGTAGATATCTTGGGTTCCAAGACGGTTCCCGTGGGAGAAACCATACTGCTGGAGGCGGCCGCATCCCCTGCGGGGGGAGAGTGCTCGTGGTCGCAAACCCCGGGACTCAACGGCGCGGGATGCACCGCCTCCTTCACTGGGCTCCAGGAAGGAATATTCTGGGTCACGGCCACCTACAAAAAAGAACCTTCCGAATTCAGATGCAGCGACAGAACGAGGATCACCGTCGTGGATGCCTGCCAGGATAGAGACGGTGACGGATATGATGAGAAGACTGATGACTGTCCACAAGGTAACGACTGCGACGATGAAAACCCCGGAGTTCATCCCGGAGCACAAGAAATCTGCGATGGCAGAGACAATAATTGCAACGAGGAACCGGATGAAGGCCTGAGCGAGGATGCGGACGGGGACGGCCATTATGCACCCGGTTCCTGCAGAACGCCCTGCGAGGACTGCGATGACAACGATCCGCACACTTACCCCGGAGCTCCGGAAATATGCGACGGGCGCGACAACGACTGCGATCAGGCCATAGACGAGTCGGATTGTAGGCAGGACGAGAACATCGGCCCCGGCCCTCAGAAGGGAGACGGGCCTCCCCGCGGTCAGAACAACGCCGGGGAACCCATCGATATCGCCACAGGCAATGTCTATTCGGAAGAAACGGATTTCGCATCCGTCGCCGTGGGAATCCATTCCCGGCTGAATCTCACCTTCCAACGCACCTACAACAGCCGGACCGGCTATTGCGGCCCCCTCGGGCACGGCTGGACACACAATTTCAACATGTCGATAATTCCCGGCAATCCCGTTGGAGTGAGGCGGGAAGGCGGGGGGATCATCTATTTCCATGAAGAAGCAGACGGGACGTTTACACCTCCAAAAGGGGTTCACAATACCCTCACCAGGGAGGACGGCCTCTTTCGGTTCCATACCATCGAACAGATCACCTACACATTCGGCCTGGACGGGAAACTTCTAGAAATCAGAGACGCCCCCGGCAATAAGCTCACCATGCAATTCGAGGCGGGCAGGCTCGCTTCGGTCACGGACGACTTCGGCAGATCTATCCGTTTCGAATATGACGGCGTGCGAATCAGGAAAGTAACCGACCCCGGAGGCGGAGAATACCTCTACACTTACGATGATCCTCTCGACCCGAATCCCAATCTCATTTCCGTGAGCTATCCTTCAGGGGGCAATCCCTCTGTGAGACGGTATTTATATGAAGATACACACGACAGCCACAACCTCACCGGAGTCGTGGATGAAAATGGCAGCCGCTGGCTTACCTTCGGGTACGACAATGAAGACCGGGCCATTTGGGTGGACTCACCGGGCAGGGCAAATCACATCGATGTGGACTACTCCGGCGGCGATAAGATCCTCGTTACGAACGCTCTGGGCAAAAAATCCGTGTACACCCGGGAAACCGCAGACGGCATGGCCTATATAACCCGCATTGAAGAAGCTTCGGAAAATGGAGGGCGCTGTTCCACCTGCGGCCCTTACGGAATCTTTCAATATGGGGAAGATCATAAGCTTGTCGGCGTGAGCGATGCGGGCGGGCATCACACCACCTATACTTACGATGAGTCGGGCAACATCCTCTCCGAAACGGAGGCAAAGGATAGTGAAGTCGAGCGGACCACCAGCTACACATATCACGGTGTTTTTCGAAAACCCCTGACGGTCACTGTCAGCGGAGTGGATACTCCCGGCAAGAACAAAGTCACGGAATTTCGTTACGACGATGCGGGCAACGTGATCCAAAAGACTGAGAAGGGCTATGCGAACGGCCGGCTGCAGGTCAGGACAAGCACTTTTGAATACAACGAAAGAGGACAGATCACCACGATAGACGGCCCGAGAACCGACGTCGAGGACATCACCCGGCTGACCTATTATCCCAATGAAGCCTCTTACGGCAGCAAGAGGGGAAGGCTGCATGAGATCATAACCCCCTCTGGGATCACCGAGTTTCTCGATTATGACCCTTGCGGCCATCTTTTGAAGCTGAGGGACCCAAACGGAGTCGTATCCTCGTACTCTTATTCCCCCGGGGGCAGGCTCGAATCGAGAGAAATCGACGGCCGGACTTATCACTACTCCTATGATGGGGTGGGGCAACTGATCCGAAGCCGGGACTCCGAAGGCCGTACTCTTCTTTTTCGCTATGAGGGGGCACACCGGCTGAAGGAAATTGAAGATCCCCTGGGAAATCGAATCCGCTTCACGTTGGATGCCGAAGGCAACCGGGTCGGGGAGGAGATTTTGGATCCCGGCGGGGTTGTGGTCAGGAAAGTCTCCATGGAATACGACCGGCGGAACCGGCTGGAGCGGCTGCGGCATCCGGACGGAACCTTCCGGCATTTCATTTACGATCCCAATGGAAATCCGACAGCTCTCACGGATGAAAACGGGCGGGAAACCCGTTACGAATACGACGGCCTCGATCGGCTTTTGAAGTCCGTGGAGTATTTCAACGAAGGCGCGGCCATTACTCAATACCACTACGACCTTCATGACAATCTCATCGGCGTCACCGACGCGGAAGGCCATGTCACCACCTATGATCACGATGATTTCAGGGACCTGCTGACCGCCGTCTCACCGGACACGGGAAAAACCGTCTATCGCTACGACGAGGCGGGAAACATGGTTTCAAAAACGGACGCCAAAGGGGTCACGGTTCGCTACGAGTATGATGCTCTCGACCGGCTCACCAAAATCGACTATCCCAACGATCCCGATGTGATCTATTCGTACGACGAGGGATCGAACGGCAGGGGACGGATGACGGGAATGCGGGACGGGAGCGGAACGTATTCGTTCGGCTACGATTCCCTCGGCAATCTTATTCGCGAAGAAAAAACCATAGGCAATGTCACTTACACTACCGAATACCGCTACGACGGATCGGGGCTGATCACCGGACTCACCTACCCGGGCGGCAGAACAATCGACTACGATCTGGACGAAGCGGGAAGGGTGAGGATGGTCACCAGCCGGGACCGGGAAATGAACGTACTGGCCGACAACATCTCCTACCGCCCCTTTGGCCCGATGACGGCCCTTACCTATGGCAACGGCCTCGATTTTTCATTGAACTACGACCTGCGCTACCGGCTCAGAAAGATGAATATGGTCGGCACGCTGGATTTTTCTTACGATTACGACGGCGCCGGCAGCATTCAATCGATCACCGACCACATGGAACCCGGTGGAAGTCAGACCTTCAGCTACGACGGGCTCAAGCGGCTGGCCTATACCGAGGGGGCCTACGGCCCCATCGGCTATGCTTATGACAGGGTGGGCAACCGGATGACAGAACGTGAAGGGGAAAATACCGATGCCTACCTCTACACCCCGGGGACCAACCGCCTGAGCTCCATCACCGGAGCCAATCCCTTGAACATTTCTCACGACGCCAACGGCAATATCGTTTCCATGGGGAACAGGACCTTCACCTACGGGGAGAACAACCGGCTGATCGAAGCATCGGAAAACCGAAAAGTGACCGGCCGCTATGTCTACAACGGTTTCGGCCTGCGAACGATCAAGGGTTCCACCCATTATCACTATGATCTTGAAGGCCGCCTGATGGCGGAGACGAATGCAAAAAACGGCAGGACGCTACGCGAATACATTTACGTGAACAGCACGTTGCTTGCGGTCATGGAGAAGGGAAAAGCGCTCTATGTGCACACGGATCACCTGGGCACTCCCATCAAGGCAACCGATGAGAGGGGGAACCTGGTCTGGGACGCGGCATACAAGCCCTTCGGTGAAGGAGTGGAAGATCGGCATTCGGCCCCAAAGGGCAAAACACTCCCCATGAACCTGCGATTTCCCGGCCAGTATTACGATGAAGAAACCGGGCTGCATTATAACTGGAACCGATACTACGATCCCAAATTGGGGAGATATCTGACGCCGGATCCGATTGGATTGGCGGGGGGGATAAACCCATATGTGTATGCCCAAAATGATCCAATTAACGCGGTTGATCCACTCGGCCTCTTTGTTCTGGGCAGCTACGACAGATCTACTGGTCAGCTATCCATTACCGATTTGGACAAGGGCAACAGTGTGACCATACTAGCTGAGTCTGGTGGGAAACCTTTTGGTGATCCAATTCCTTACGGAACGTATAACATTCTTGAACGGCAGGGCCGTTTAGACTTTTATCGACTCGATAAGGAGGATGTCAGCCCGTATGACGATGTCGACGATGCTACTGGTAGGAGCCACTTCAGATTACATCATCCTGGCAGAACAATTGGCTGCATTGCAGCTAAGGATTGGGAAGGATGGAAAAAAGTCAATAACTTAATCAAGAACACTCAGCACACGGACAAGGTCCCTGATAACTTCAAGCCTTGGTGGAAATTCTGGCCTACTGCATCAGGGCAGCTTACTCGTTACGGGACACTCAGAGTATATTAA
- a CDS encoding HDOD domain-containing protein: MALPQLDEKEIRYRIFQINDFPPMPISLERLLEVIQNEVASIKELESIVQYDQTLSAKIMRIANSSYYGFRGKISTLARAMVLMGFEEVRSICLCTLLREMISGKMPLKARERETFWKHALVVGRVAALISQKRPWISKAEAYTLGLLHDLGQVIMAAYLSDHYHFILKLSKMRNIPMWCAESAYEVTHTVVGRWLAVKWGLPEVFQRVLEFHHAPEGAPSYKSEVKMIYLADVLSNSREYPEFLNDDVTLFYCSDLCVTEEEWEEYREELDAIWSEVDQIWNLLK, translated from the coding sequence ATGGCCTTACCTCAATTGGACGAAAAGGAAATTCGATATCGAATTTTTCAAATCAACGATTTTCCCCCCATGCCCATTTCATTGGAACGCCTTTTGGAAGTCATACAGAATGAAGTCGCTTCCATTAAGGAACTTGAGAGTATCGTTCAGTATGATCAGACCTTATCGGCCAAAATAATGCGTATTGCCAATTCCAGCTACTACGGGTTTAGAGGAAAGATCTCTACACTTGCAAGGGCGATGGTGTTGATGGGGTTTGAAGAGGTTCGATCCATTTGCCTTTGTACGCTCCTCAGGGAAATGATTTCAGGAAAGATGCCGCTGAAGGCGCGCGAGAGAGAGACCTTCTGGAAACATGCGCTCGTTGTTGGTCGTGTCGCGGCATTGATTTCGCAGAAAAGGCCCTGGATCAGTAAGGCGGAGGCTTATACTCTCGGGCTTCTCCACGACCTTGGTCAGGTGATCATGGCCGCCTACCTGAGTGACCATTATCATTTTATTCTGAAACTTTCCAAAATGAGAAATATCCCCATGTGGTGCGCCGAGTCCGCCTATGAAGTGACACATACTGTCGTAGGGCGATGGCTGGCTGTGAAGTGGGGATTGCCCGAAGTGTTTCAAAGAGTATTGGAATTTCACCATGCCCCAGAAGGCGCTCCTTCTTATAAATCTGAAGTCAAAATGATTTATCTGGCGGATGTTTTGAGCAACTCTAGGGAATATCCGGAATTTCTGAATGACGATGTCACTCTTTTCTATTGCAGTGACTTGTGTGTGACCGAAGAAGAATGGGAAGAGTATCGAGAGGAGCTGGACGCCATTTGGTCGGAAGTGGATCAGATATGGAACTTATTGAAATAA
- a CDS encoding retron St85 family RNA-directed DNA polymerase: MECSHEEFVSNLVEINQRAGTAPELIDLLGAYTRLCLKRSKEIEFYSDSLTLSTNKAAIRKFISQNRHIDPRSLSFLVSYAEMMLDRNLPFIFNIAHLARFLDLDKENLLRLIQNKESYYHSFYIPKSHGGKRHICAPKAELKAIQKGILTEILEKVFVHPCANGFRRGRSIVSNAQNHVGQEIIIKMDIKDFFPSITFARVKGVYLDLGYPEGTAEALTELSTYKGRLPMGAPTSPYLSNIVSSRMDRRFAGLAQKMDFHYSRYADDLAFSSNDPTFNRWIPFFRHIIEDEGFEVNEKKVAIARKGGRQKLTGVVVNRKINTQRDEYKRLRAVIHNCLNGDIQEQMKRWGVSELDRFKNSLRGRISFVRMVNREKGNKLLSGFERISWPA; encoded by the coding sequence GTGGAATGTTCCCATGAAGAATTCGTTTCAAACCTGGTCGAGATCAACCAACGGGCCGGCACTGCCCCTGAACTGATCGACCTCCTTGGCGCTTACACCCGGTTGTGTCTCAAGCGCTCAAAAGAGATAGAATTTTACAGCGACAGTCTCACCCTTTCGACAAACAAGGCCGCCATCAGGAAATTCATCTCCCAAAATCGGCATATCGATCCGAGAAGCCTCTCCTTCCTGGTTTCCTACGCGGAAATGATGCTAGATCGGAACCTTCCCTTCATATTCAACATCGCGCACCTGGCCCGGTTCCTGGATCTCGACAAGGAAAACCTGCTCCGCCTCATTCAAAACAAGGAAAGCTATTACCACTCGTTCTACATACCCAAAAGCCATGGCGGCAAAAGGCATATTTGCGCTCCCAAAGCCGAATTGAAGGCAATACAAAAAGGGATACTCACCGAGATCCTTGAAAAGGTCTTCGTTCACCCTTGTGCAAATGGTTTTCGAAGGGGAAGATCCATCGTGAGCAACGCCCAAAACCATGTGGGACAAGAGATAATCATCAAAATGGATATCAAGGATTTTTTCCCTTCCATAACATTTGCCAGGGTGAAAGGGGTGTATCTGGACCTTGGTTACCCTGAAGGGACGGCTGAGGCATTGACGGAACTATCGACCTACAAAGGGCGACTGCCCATGGGCGCACCTACGAGCCCTTACCTGTCGAATATCGTGAGTTCAAGAATGGATAGAAGGTTTGCCGGCCTCGCCCAAAAGATGGATTTCCATTATTCGAGATATGCCGACGACCTCGCCTTTTCTTCCAATGACCCGACCTTCAACAGATGGATTCCATTTTTCAGGCACATCATCGAAGACGAAGGATTCGAGGTGAACGAGAAAAAGGTGGCCATTGCCAGAAAGGGAGGACGGCAAAAGCTGACCGGCGTAGTTGTGAACAGGAAGATAAATACGCAAAGAGACGAATACAAACGCCTCCGGGCCGTTATTCACAATTGCTTGAATGGAGACATCCAGGAACAGATGAAAAGATGGGGGGTATCGGAACTCGATCGATTCAAGAACTCGCTTCGGGGCAGGATAAGTTTTGTAAGAATGGTGAACAGGGAAAAAGGGAATAAACTTCTCAGCGGTTTCGAGCGGATTTCATGGCCGGCTTGA